A DNA window from Abditibacteriota bacterium contains the following coding sequences:
- a CDS encoding GNAT family N-acetyltransferase, which produces MTVTLSPLAKEDTERFVRDNQEAFNYGALEEFGVRDTHTEEDGQIISRQTILDCIGEGQAFRILADGQKAGGAVIKLRGDRGFLELLFVAPALHSKGVGYAAWQEIEKRFPEVRVWETCTPYFEKRNIHFYVNRCGFRITEFVCSHHPEPGSGDGEEMFRFEKVMPDCRQG; this is translated from the coding sequence ATGACAGTGACGCTGAGTCCTCTGGCAAAAGAGGACACCGAGCGGTTCGTCCGCGACAATCAGGAGGCTTTTAATTATGGGGCGCTGGAGGAATTCGGAGTGAGGGACACCCACACCGAGGAGGACGGCCAGATAATATCCCGGCAGACCATACTGGACTGCATAGGGGAGGGTCAGGCCTTCCGGATCCTGGCAGACGGCCAAAAGGCAGGCGGCGCCGTGATAAAGCTGCGGGGAGACAGGGGTTTTCTGGAGCTGCTGTTCGTGGCGCCGGCCCTTCATTCAAAGGGCGTGGGCTATGCCGCCTGGCAGGAGATAGAAAAGCGCTTTCCTGAGGTCAGGGTGTGGGAGACCTGCACCCCTTATTTTGAAAAGCGCAACATACATTTTTATGTGAACCGCTGCGGCTTCCGGATCACGGAGTTTGTCTGCTCGCATCACCCTGAGCCCGGCAGCGGCGACGGGGAAGAAATGTTTCGCTTCGAAAAGGTCATGCCGGA